The following are encoded together in the Streptomyces tsukubensis genome:
- a CDS encoding SH3 domain-containing protein — translation MFSTARIAGTTAKRIVVALAAGVALTGILSVPGTATAGESIAAQNVPGHFIADGVNIRSQPGGGTILGKAYNGEKFTAHCSTANNTGHWFRLTAHRGNITGYANQNFLWKDSDELVLSC, via the coding sequence ATGTTCTCCACTGCTCGGATCGCCGGCACAACGGCGAAGAGGATCGTCGTCGCACTGGCTGCCGGCGTCGCACTCACCGGAATCCTCTCTGTTCCGGGAACCGCGACGGCCGGGGAATCCATCGCCGCCCAGAACGTGCCGGGGCACTTCATTGCCGACGGCGTCAATATCCGCAGCCAGCCCGGAGGCGGCACCATCCTCGGCAAGGCGTACAACGGTGAGAAGTTCACCGCCCATTGCAGCACGGCGAACAACACGGGCCACTGGTTTCGCCTGACAGCGCACCGGGGCAACATCACCGGCTATGCGAACCAGAACTTTCTGTGGAAGGACAGCGACGAACTCGTGCTGTCCTGCTGA
- a CDS encoding phosphatase PAP2 family protein, which yields MQAPEAPGDPSPSRTTRPWTPALLYILGFLTVYLLAICTPWGQRVENALFDLGEQGGEEAWIYPLSGSAYGSTPLPPMELSARPTLMVGLAVIVILTLVRRCWRQGCAALGVVILTTGGKEVLKSTLLPRPDLVGAPENLLDQGFPSGHTAIPAALTLAAVLVVSPRIRPYVATAGVLWLACVAAASATMGGHRPSEVLGATLLACACYGLATWLPRPAAVPGATRSPRALPAITLTSALAVALVSGARNDTLTRSLVSAATAFLCAALVWYAAVGRPARTARRTRPALD from the coding sequence ATGCAGGCCCCCGAGGCCCCCGGCGACCCCAGCCCGTCGCGTACGACACGGCCGTGGACACCGGCTCTGCTGTACATCCTGGGGTTCCTGACGGTCTACCTGCTCGCCATCTGCACCCCGTGGGGGCAACGAGTCGAGAACGCCCTGTTTGATCTCGGTGAACAGGGCGGCGAAGAAGCATGGATCTACCCCCTCTCAGGATCGGCCTACGGTTCGACACCCCTGCCGCCGATGGAATTGAGCGCCAGGCCCACCCTGATGGTGGGCCTGGCAGTCATCGTGATCCTCACCCTGGTGCGGCGGTGCTGGCGGCAGGGGTGCGCGGCGCTCGGGGTCGTCATCCTCACGACCGGAGGCAAGGAGGTGCTCAAATCGACCCTCCTGCCCCGCCCCGATCTGGTGGGCGCGCCGGAGAATCTCCTTGATCAGGGTTTCCCCAGCGGGCACACGGCCATCCCCGCCGCGCTGACCCTCGCCGCCGTCCTCGTGGTTTCCCCCCGCATCCGCCCCTACGTCGCCACGGCCGGTGTGCTGTGGCTCGCCTGCGTCGCCGCCGCCAGCGCGACCATGGGCGGCCACCGGCCCAGCGAAGTGCTGGGAGCCACGCTGCTGGCCTGTGCCTGTTACGGCCTCGCGACCTGGCTGCCGCGGCCGGCCGCCGTGCCAGGCGCCACGCGGAGCCCCCGTGCGCTGCCCGCCATCACCCTGACGTCGGCCCTGGCCGTCGCCCTGGTTTCCGGCGCACGGAACGACACCCTCACAAGGTCACTGGTCTCCGCGGCGACGGCCTTCCTGTGTGCGGCACTGGTCTGGTACGCCGCAGTCGGGCGGCCCGCACGCACCGCACGCCGCACACGCCCCGCACTGGACTGA
- a CDS encoding SH3 domain-containing protein: MFAPIKKAAAVTALALAVGGFTLGEPAHAGGQRQTAAKAVSATPPTATETVARSAAADPGRYLVDGARIHSQASTSSSTVGYGYTNHSVNVSCRKAIGDHDWYYHTDTTTNVTGWGRDDVIVPFFEVGYC, encoded by the coding sequence ATGTTTGCACCGATCAAGAAGGCGGCGGCCGTCACCGCCCTGGCCCTGGCTGTCGGAGGGTTCACGCTGGGAGAGCCGGCGCACGCGGGCGGTCAGCGGCAGACGGCCGCCAAGGCGGTCAGCGCGACGCCGCCGACCGCGACAGAGACAGTCGCTCGGTCCGCGGCGGCCGATCCCGGGCGGTATCTCGTCGACGGTGCGCGTATCCACTCGCAGGCCAGCACGAGTTCCTCCACGGTCGGCTACGGATACACCAACCACAGCGTCAACGTCAGCTGCCGCAAGGCGATCGGTGACCACGACTGGTACTACCACACCGACACCACCACCAACGTCACCGGCTGGGGACGCGACGACGTCATCGTGCCCTTCTTCGAGGTCGGCTACTGCTGA
- a CDS encoding peptidase inhibitor family I36 protein yields MQIKAKALSRFFTAFTFAAAAILFSATGAEANYDDCPGGSVCLFNDSNGTGFYRALPRCGLQNLDPGNRKAVSSVRTHGNPVELFDEKDVNVGRVGTWTKTNLSLAENDRAVKANVIC; encoded by the coding sequence GTGCAAATCAAAGCGAAGGCGCTTTCTCGCTTCTTCACGGCGTTCACGTTTGCCGCAGCGGCCATCCTCTTCAGCGCGACAGGCGCCGAAGCAAACTACGATGACTGCCCAGGTGGCAGCGTGTGCCTGTTCAACGACTCCAATGGAACCGGATTCTACCGGGCGTTGCCCCGTTGCGGCCTTCAGAACTTGGACCCCGGAAATCGGAAAGCAGTGTCATCTGTGAGGACTCACGGCAATCCGGTGGAGCTCTTTGATGAAAAGGACGTCAACGTCGGAAGGGTCGGGACCTGGACCAAGACGAATCTCTCATTGGCGGAGAATGATCGTGCAGTGAAAGCCAACGTAATCTGCTGA
- the gndA gene encoding NADP-dependent phosphogluconate dehydrogenase, which produces MSNTAQIGVTGLAVMGRNLARNFARNGYTVALHNRTAARTHALVEQFGDEGDFIAAESAENFVAALERPRRLVIMVKAGDPTDAVIKEFAPLLEEGDMIIDGGNAHFADTRRREKELREQGIHFVGTGISGGEEGALNGPSIMPGGSKESYASLGPMLEKISAKAKDGAPCVTHVGPDGAGHFVKMAHNGIEYADMQLIGEAYQLLRDVAGYSPTQIADIFRTWNEGRLDSYLIDITAEVLSHVDAATGKPFVDVVLDQAEQKGTGRWTVQIALDLGVPVSGIAEAVFARSVSGHADLRESSRHLAGPTARTLGKDEAAAFADRVEQALYASKIVSYTQGFHEIAAGSEEYGWNVDLGKVAAIWRGGCIIRAAFLDRITGAYEAQPQLPSLLADKDFADEIAAAQDDWRDVVAAAVTQGVPTPGFAAALAYYDSLRAERLPAALTQGQRDYFGAHTYHRTDREGTFHTLWGGDKTEIES; this is translated from the coding sequence ATGAGCAACACAGCACAGATCGGTGTCACAGGACTTGCCGTCATGGGACGCAACCTGGCCCGGAACTTCGCACGCAACGGATACACCGTCGCCCTGCACAACCGCACAGCCGCTCGCACCCACGCACTCGTGGAACAGTTCGGCGATGAGGGTGATTTCATCGCCGCCGAGAGTGCCGAGAATTTCGTGGCGGCCCTGGAAAGGCCACGGCGTCTGGTCATCATGGTGAAGGCCGGTGACCCCACAGATGCCGTGATCAAGGAATTCGCCCCTCTGCTTGAGGAGGGCGACATGATCATCGACGGAGGCAACGCCCACTTCGCCGACACCCGGCGCCGCGAGAAGGAACTGCGTGAGCAGGGCATCCACTTCGTCGGCACCGGCATCTCCGGCGGGGAGGAAGGGGCCCTCAACGGTCCCAGCATCATGCCGGGCGGCTCGAAGGAGTCCTACGCCTCCCTCGGCCCGATGCTGGAGAAGATCTCAGCGAAGGCCAAGGACGGCGCTCCCTGCGTCACGCACGTCGGCCCGGACGGGGCGGGCCACTTCGTCAAGATGGCGCACAACGGCATCGAGTACGCCGACATGCAGCTCATCGGCGAGGCCTACCAACTCCTGCGTGACGTGGCCGGCTACTCCCCCACACAGATCGCGGACATCTTCCGCACCTGGAACGAGGGACGCCTGGACTCCTACCTCATCGACATCACCGCCGAGGTGCTCTCCCACGTCGACGCGGCCACGGGCAAGCCCTTCGTCGACGTCGTCCTCGACCAGGCCGAGCAGAAGGGCACCGGCCGCTGGACCGTGCAGATCGCCCTCGACCTAGGGGTCCCGGTCTCCGGGATCGCCGAGGCCGTCTTCGCACGGTCCGTCTCCGGTCACGCCGACCTGCGCGAGTCCTCCCGCCACCTGGCAGGACCCACGGCCCGAACACTCGGCAAGGACGAGGCGGCGGCCTTCGCCGACCGGGTGGAGCAGGCCCTGTACGCGTCGAAGATCGTCTCTTACACCCAAGGCTTCCACGAGATCGCCGCAGGAAGCGAGGAGTACGGCTGGAACGTCGACCTCGGCAAGGTCGCCGCGATCTGGCGGGGCGGCTGCATCATCCGCGCCGCCTTCCTCGACAGGATCACCGGCGCCTACGAAGCCCAGCCCCAGCTCCCGAGCCTCCTCGCCGACAAGGACTTCGCCGACGAGATCGCCGCCGCACAGGACGACTGGCGGGACGTCGTCGCCGCCGCGGTCACCCAGGGCGTCCCCACCCCCGGATTCGCCGCCGCCCTCGCCTACTACGACTCCCTGCGCGCCGAACGCCTCCCCGCAGCACTCACCCAGGGACAACGCGACTACTTCGGCGCACACACCTACCACCGCACCGACCGCGAAGGCACCTTCCACACCCTCTGGGGCGGCGACAAGACCGAGATCGAGAGCTGA
- a CDS encoding class I SAM-dependent methyltransferase: MLSLAVKSNETRGRNMGMPNASEPRNSVTRWSDEQVAQQYQATVASTEWLLGYPFVFRSLNLDALQGGRLLDLGCGPGKIADYVASHFGVHVVAADISPHMLDVARKYANPLVEYHLLVDDRIPEVPDASVDRAMCNFVLVCVPQPWQVLRLFREVHRLLKPGGKFTVLNADHTRIGVRFASFILGREGDRYKAGDRIPVHLEQPDGSWLDLIDVYCPTETSVGLLREAGFSTVEQQAYVLADAEGVVDDSLLTGRDWTAERTMAPFVHLTASK, from the coding sequence GTGCTGTCGCTGGCGGTGAAGAGCAACGAAACGAGAGGGCGCAACATGGGAATGCCAAACGCATCCGAACCCCGAAATTCGGTAACGCGCTGGTCGGACGAGCAGGTCGCCCAGCAGTACCAGGCGACCGTGGCATCGACGGAATGGCTTCTGGGTTACCCTTTCGTCTTCCGCTCTCTGAACCTGGACGCACTCCAGGGCGGACGCCTCTTGGACCTGGGATGCGGACCTGGGAAGATCGCTGATTATGTCGCCAGTCACTTCGGTGTTCACGTGGTCGCGGCCGACATCTCTCCTCACATGCTGGATGTGGCGCGCAAATACGCCAATCCCCTGGTCGAGTACCATCTGTTGGTCGACGACCGGATTCCTGAAGTGCCCGACGCTTCCGTGGACCGGGCCATGTGCAATTTTGTACTGGTGTGCGTCCCGCAGCCCTGGCAGGTCCTGCGGCTGTTCCGTGAAGTTCACCGGCTGCTCAAGCCCGGGGGCAAGTTCACCGTTCTCAATGCCGACCACACCCGTATCGGCGTGCGCTTTGCGTCATTCATCCTCGGCCGGGAGGGCGACCGCTACAAGGCAGGCGACCGTATTCCCGTGCACCTTGAGCAACCTGACGGGTCCTGGCTCGATCTCATTGATGTCTACTGTCCGACAGAGACCTCTGTCGGCCTGCTGCGCGAGGCAGGTTTCAGCACGGTCGAGCAGCAAGCCTACGTTCTGGCGGACGCTGAAGGCGTGGTCGACGACTCGTTGCTGACTGGCCGCGACTGGACCGCCGAACGCACCATGGCCCCCTTTGTTCATCTGACTGCGTCCAAATAG
- a CDS encoding nSTAND1 domain-containing NTPase produces MVPRGERPLGTGEGVPLRLARELRSLRQRAGSPTYRELAGVSHYSVAALSSAAAGTKLPSLAVTVAYATACGGDRAEWEERWHALAAEHALAAEHAREEPADAAPGPRTDGAPYAGLAEFRAEDTDRFFGRERLIGEVTDRLESRRFVTVVGASGAGKSSLLRAGVVPRWLRASSERPVVVLTPGPCPLEEIATRFAGPAGSSPGVLVRDLAGSPRALHRAVCQALADRPDGTELLLVVDQFEEVFTLCHDLAERAGFIDALLTAATAENSRCRVVVGVRADFYAHCTDHAELGRVMSEAQLPVGPMTTDELRRAIVQPAVSAGFQVEGALVTDLVSQSKGQAAVLPLLSHALLETWRRRRGTVLTLAGYHATGGIDGALAHTAESLYGALSPGRRRAARDLLLRLTALGEGTEDTKRRITRAELDLCPDAAPTPDGTAPTVLPAQRDERADDTAHVLERFARARLLTLDLNSVEITHEALIRCWPRLRGWLLEDREGQRTHRSLTQAAHAWEAVRRDPGALYRGVGLAGARQWAAGHGARPGAGALSDRERAFLDASLAAQAAEERAARRGTRRLRRLTLLLALLLVCTATATGLAVQAQRRAAGVRDTAVSQRVAEQAAALRPTDPAGALQLGLSAYRLRHTVAARGALLSSYATPYATRLVAADRVDAVALRPGGRVLATAERGRAVRLWDVTDPHRPRRLATLHGRPGAVHSMAFSPDGRLLAVADEAGVARLWDVSAPSRAGAPTVLRGVAVAVAFGRDGGTLATVGDGAVRLWHTARRCRTAPAVTAAGVLAETGEPLDSLVFGRDGRTLAAGGFRGVSLWDLGDTGPAAPVDVEPCGAAHRADPAGPVSTRAERTRISTAPALALALSPDGRTLATSGDDYAVRLWNVPRPGRPARTPLVVLTGHTDNVGALAFSRDGHTLASGGVDAKVRLWDTTEPAKAHSLTTLSGHTGAVLALSFGQDGRTLASAGGTDRTARLWDLPGSALLGHTDSLYGVAFSPDGRTVATSSYDRTVRLWNVSDPNRPEPRAVLTGHTAAVNKVAFTPDGRTLASASLDRTVRLWDTTSPGAPRPLARLTGQHDAVNAVAFSPNGRILAYGGPDVRLWNTTDPLHPKRLAVVTPQGNRVESLAFSRDGRVLATGGADHTVQLWDTTRPAAPRPLARLTEHQDRVTAVAFSPRGHILATAGDDRTLRLWDVTDPHDPAPLAAPGGYTDAVRALAFSPDGRTLATASTDRPVRLWNLADPGRPTELAFLSGHTKPVDALAFAPNGRTLVTAGEDRTALLWDLDTDRVADRICRTTARQGLSRPEARQLLPGLPYRPPCATPH; encoded by the coding sequence ATGGTGCCGAGGGGAGAACGCCCGCTGGGCACGGGGGAGGGTGTGCCGCTTCGGCTGGCGAGGGAGCTGCGGTCGTTACGGCAGCGGGCGGGCAGTCCGACCTATCGGGAACTGGCCGGGGTCTCCCACTACTCGGTCGCCGCCCTTTCCTCGGCTGCGGCGGGAACGAAGCTGCCCAGTCTGGCGGTGACGGTGGCCTACGCGACGGCGTGCGGGGGCGATCGAGCCGAGTGGGAGGAACGCTGGCATGCCTTGGCGGCCGAGCACGCCCTGGCGGCGGAGCACGCGCGGGAGGAACCGGCGGACGCCGCGCCGGGACCGCGCACCGACGGTGCGCCGTACGCGGGGCTGGCGGAGTTCCGGGCCGAGGACACGGACCGGTTCTTCGGTCGCGAGCGGCTGATCGGGGAGGTGACGGACCGGCTGGAGTCGCGGCGGTTCGTCACCGTGGTCGGGGCGTCGGGCGCGGGCAAGTCGTCGTTGTTGCGTGCGGGCGTCGTACCGCGCTGGCTGCGGGCATCCTCCGAGCGGCCTGTGGTGGTCCTCACCCCAGGGCCCTGTCCGCTCGAAGAGATCGCGACCAGATTCGCCGGACCGGCGGGCAGCTCGCCCGGCGTCCTCGTCCGGGACCTGGCCGGTTCGCCCCGCGCCCTGCACCGGGCCGTGTGCCAGGCCCTCGCGGACCGGCCGGACGGGACGGAACTGCTGCTGGTGGTCGACCAGTTCGAAGAGGTTTTCACTCTCTGCCACGACCTGGCCGAGCGCGCCGGGTTCATCGACGCGCTGCTCACCGCCGCCACCGCGGAGAACAGCCGCTGCCGCGTAGTCGTCGGCGTGCGCGCCGACTTCTACGCGCACTGTACGGACCATGCGGAGCTGGGCCGCGTGATGAGTGAGGCGCAGCTGCCGGTCGGCCCCATGACCACCGACGAGCTGCGCCGGGCCATCGTCCAACCGGCGGTGAGCGCCGGTTTCCAGGTCGAAGGCGCCCTGGTCACCGATCTCGTCAGTCAGTCGAAGGGGCAGGCCGCGGTCCTCCCGCTGCTCTCCCATGCCCTCCTGGAGACCTGGCGCCGTCGCCGCGGCACCGTCCTGACGTTGGCCGGCTACCACGCTACCGGCGGTATCGACGGCGCTCTGGCCCACACGGCCGAAAGCCTGTACGGCGCGCTCTCTCCCGGCCGGCGACGCGCGGCCCGCGACCTGCTGCTGCGGCTGACCGCGCTGGGCGAGGGCACCGAGGACACGAAGCGCCGCATCACCCGCGCCGAACTCGACCTGTGCCCGGACGCCGCGCCGACGCCGGACGGTACCGCGCCGACAGTACTTCCCGCGCAGCGTGACGAGCGCGCCGACGACACCGCCCACGTCCTCGAACGCTTCGCGCGGGCCCGGCTGTTGACGCTCGACCTGAACAGCGTCGAGATCACCCACGAGGCGCTGATCCGCTGCTGGCCCCGGTTGCGTGGCTGGCTGCTCGAAGACCGTGAGGGGCAGCGGACCCACCGATCGCTCACCCAGGCGGCGCACGCGTGGGAGGCGGTGCGGCGCGACCCCGGCGCGCTCTACCGGGGTGTCGGACTGGCCGGGGCCCGCCAGTGGGCGGCCGGGCACGGTGCACGGCCGGGCGCCGGAGCGCTCAGCGACCGGGAACGCGCGTTCCTCGACGCGAGCCTGGCCGCACAGGCGGCCGAGGAGCGGGCGGCCCGGCGCGGAACCCGCAGGCTGCGCCGTCTCACGCTGCTGCTCGCCCTTCTCCTCGTGTGCACGGCGACCGCCACGGGACTCGCTGTCCAGGCCCAGCGCCGGGCCGCCGGGGTGCGCGACACGGCCGTCTCGCAGCGCGTCGCGGAACAGGCAGCCGCGCTCCGGCCGACCGACCCCGCAGGCGCGCTCCAGCTCGGCCTGAGCGCGTACCGCCTGCGCCACACTGTCGCCGCGCGCGGCGCGCTGCTCAGTTCGTACGCCACGCCGTACGCGACCCGGCTCGTCGCCGCCGACCGGGTCGATGCTGTCGCGCTGCGTCCCGGCGGGCGCGTACTGGCCACCGCGGAACGTGGTCGGGCCGTAAGGCTGTGGGACGTCACCGACCCGCACCGGCCGCGCAGGCTGGCCACACTCCACGGGCGGCCGGGCGCGGTCCACTCGATGGCGTTCAGCCCCGACGGGCGGCTGCTCGCGGTGGCGGACGAGGCGGGTGTGGCGCGCCTGTGGGACGTCTCCGCGCCGTCGCGTGCCGGGGCCCCGACGGTACTCAGGGGTGTCGCGGTCGCCGTCGCGTTCGGCCGGGACGGCGGCACGCTCGCCACAGTCGGCGACGGCGCCGTACGGCTGTGGCACACGGCGCGCCGGTGCCGGACGGCCCCAGCGGTCACCGCGGCCGGGGTGCTGGCGGAGACCGGGGAGCCGTTGGACTCGCTCGTGTTCGGCCGTGACGGCCGTACGCTCGCCGCCGGGGGCTTCCGGGGCGTCTCGCTGTGGGACCTGGGTGATACAGGACCCGCTGCTCCGGTCGACGTCGAGCCGTGCGGCGCGGCGCACCGAGCCGATCCGGCGGGGCCGGTCAGTACCCGCGCGGAACGCACCCGCATCAGTACGGCCCCGGCTCTCGCCCTCGCGCTCTCCCCGGACGGCCGCACCCTCGCCACCAGCGGGGACGACTACGCCGTACGCCTCTGGAACGTCCCACGACCCGGCCGCCCGGCGCGCACCCCGCTCGTCGTCCTCACCGGGCACACCGACAATGTCGGCGCCCTCGCCTTCAGCCGCGACGGCCACACCCTGGCCAGCGGCGGCGTGGACGCCAAGGTCCGGCTCTGGGACACCACAGAACCGGCCAAGGCCCACTCCCTGACCACGCTCAGCGGCCACACCGGAGCCGTCCTCGCGCTCAGCTTCGGCCAGGACGGTCGCACTCTCGCCAGTGCGGGCGGCACCGACCGTACGGCCCGGCTCTGGGACCTCCCGGGGTCTGCCCTCCTCGGCCACACGGATTCGCTGTACGGCGTGGCGTTCAGCCCCGACGGCCGTACGGTCGCCACCAGCAGCTACGACCGCACCGTACGGCTGTGGAACGTGAGTGACCCGAACCGGCCCGAACCGCGCGCCGTCCTGACCGGGCACACCGCCGCAGTCAACAAAGTGGCCTTCACTCCCGACGGCCGCACCCTCGCGTCGGCGAGCCTCGACCGCACGGTCCGGCTCTGGGACACCACAAGTCCCGGCGCGCCGCGCCCCCTGGCCCGGCTCACCGGCCAGCACGACGCCGTCAACGCGGTCGCGTTCAGCCCGAACGGCCGGATCCTCGCCTACGGCGGCCCGGACGTACGGCTGTGGAACACCACCGACCCGCTCCACCCGAAGCGGCTCGCCGTCGTCACGCCCCAGGGGAACCGAGTGGAATCACTCGCCTTCAGCCGCGACGGGCGGGTCCTCGCCACAGGAGGCGCGGACCACACCGTCCAGCTGTGGGACACCACACGGCCGGCAGCACCGCGTCCCCTCGCCAGGCTGACCGAGCACCAGGACCGGGTCACCGCCGTGGCGTTCAGCCCCAGGGGCCACATCCTGGCGACGGCGGGCGACGACCGGACCCTGCGGCTGTGGGACGTCACCGACCCGCACGACCCCGCCCCGCTCGCCGCACCCGGCGGTTACACCGACGCGGTCAGAGCCCTCGCCTTCAGCCCGGACGGCCGAACGCTGGCCACCGCGAGCACCGACCGGCCCGTACGGCTGTGGAACCTGGCCGACCCCGGCCGTCCCACCGAACTGGCCTTCCTCTCCGGGCATACGAAACCCGTCGACGCGCTGGCTTTCGCCCCCAACGGGCGCACGCTGGTGACCGCCGGTGAGGACCGGACGGCACTGCTCTGGGACCTCGACACGGACCGGGTCGCCGACCGGATCTGCCGCACTACCGCACGCCAGGGCCTGTCGCGCCCCGAGGCACGCCAACTGCTGCCAGGACTGCCTTACCGGCCACCGTGCGCCACGCCCCACTGA